In Elaeis guineensis isolate ETL-2024a chromosome 1, EG11, whole genome shotgun sequence, a genomic segment contains:
- the LOC105061311 gene encoding LOW QUALITY PROTEIN: protein WHAT'S THIS FACTOR 1, chloroplastic (The sequence of the model RefSeq protein was modified relative to this genomic sequence to represent the inferred CDS: inserted 1 base in 1 codon), protein MAMAVSVPSPKKCPFSIACSSPQQQFRGIKTSFLPPTLSSSTSPSLRSTTINLPPVITTRRTKPPFFFFYPISSTTKIPRCRPLDRHAAKHGKLRFARKLKTLLLSKPRQFLPLRVLSRCRAYLGLHPSRSLRSMILRYPALFHLFYAPSRSXPTSDSLLAVTLTPAAAALAADESLLRARIAASLASKLQRLLMLSPRRRLLLTKLVHLAPDLGLPPDFRSRLCNHHPDRFRTVDTSYGRALELVSWDPSLAVSLPPIQNPSSDRIIDRPPRFKQLHLRRGLNVKRRHRDYLIRFQELPEVSPYAAAAAAAASASANEEEWWRWQRTAEEEEKRACTVVREVLGMTAEKRTLVDHLTHFRKDFGLPNRLRAMLVRHPELFYVSVKGVRDSVFLVEAYDHKGKLLVEDELLAEKERLLELVRKGKRMRRERRREVSSGDDSDDGDEEEEDGEEEEDDGFEDLFESGIGDDWEDFGDGVNEDVGDTEVEGFWVKKAAVSTDAEKVGVVEAW, encoded by the exons ATGGCCATGGCCGTCTCCGTTCCCTCCCCCAAAAAATGCCCATTTTCCATCGCCTGTTCATCTCCTCAGCAACAATTCCGCGGAATCAAGACCTCCTTCCTTCCCCCAACCCTTTCGTCCTCCACTTCCCCCTCGTTGAGAAGCACCACCATCAACCTCCCGCCCGTCATCACCACAAGAAGAACAAAaccccccttcttcttcttctacccCATCTCCTCCACCACCAAGATCCCTCGGTGCCGGCCCCTCGACCGCCACGCCGCGAAGCACGGCAAGCTCCGCTTCGCCCGCAAGCTCAAGACCCTCCTCCTCTCCAAGCCCCGCCAGTTCCTCCCCCTCCGCGTCCTCTCCCGCTGCCGCGCCTACCTCGGCCTCCACCCTTCCCGCTCCCTCCGCTCCATGATCCTCCGCTACCCCGCCCTCTTCCACCTCTTCTACGCCCCCTCCCGCT TCCCCACCTCCGATTCCCTTCTCGCCGTCACCCTCACCCCCGCTGCCGCCGCCCTTGCCGCCGACGAATCCCTTCTCCGCGCCCGTATCGCCGCCTCTCTCGCCTCCAAGCTGCAGCGCCTCCTCATGCTCTCCCCCCGCCGGCGCCTCCTCCTAACCAAGCTCGTCCACCTCGCCCCCGACCTCGGCCTCCCTCCCGACTTCCGCTCCCGCCTCTGCAACCACCACCCTGACCGCTTCCGCACCGTCGATACCTCCTACGGCCGTGCACTCGAGCTCGTCTCCTGGGACCCCTCCCTCGCCGTTTCCCTCCCTCCGATCCAAAACCCTTCCTCCGACCGAATCATCGACCGCCCCCCCAGATTCAAGCAGCTCCACCTCCGCCGGGGGCTCAACGTCAAGCGCCGACACCGCGACTACCTCATCCGCTTCCAGGAGCTGCCGGAGGTCTCCCCctacgccgccgccgccgccgccgctgccTCCGCCTCCGCTAACGAGGAGGAGTGGTGGCGGTGGCAACGGACGgctgaggaggaggagaagagggcgTGCACGGTGGTGCGGGAGGTGCTGGGGATGACGGCGGAGAAGCGGACGCTGGTGGACCACCTCACGCACTTCCGCAAGGATTTCGGGCTGCCCAACCGGCTGCGGGCGATGCTTGTGCGCCACCCGGAGCTGTTCTATGTGAGCGTGAAGGGGGTGCGGGACTCGGTGTTCCTTGTGGAGGCCTACGACCACAAGGGGAAGCTACTGGTGGAGGACGAGCTGCTCGCCGAGAAGGAGCGTCTTTTGGAGCTGGTTCGGAAGGGGAAGAGGATGCGGAGAGAGAGACGGAGAGAGGTCAGCTCCGGCGACGACAGTGACGACggcgatgaggaggaggaggacggtgaggaggaagaggatgatGGATTCGAGGACTTGTTCGAGTCTGGGATTGGGGATGACTGGGAGGACTTTGGGGATGGTGTCAATGAGGATGTTGGGGATACGGAGGTTGAGGGGTTTTGGGTAAAGAAGGCAGCTGTTTCTACTGATGCCGAGAAGGTTGGCGTTGTGGAAGCTTGGTGA